A single uncultured Bacteroides sp. DNA region contains:
- the cas1 gene encoding type II CRISPR-associated endonuclease Cas1 — MIVRNEDTAKIHLSEISSIIFDTTAVYASAYLLAELAKLKIPVIVCDERHNPIGEYLPLYGAHNTSKRIAEQIQWSEPAKKRVWQSVVREKIRQQMYVLEELGLAQSRTLSRYIEDVRSGDTTNCEAHAARVYFNALFGDEFSRGGSDARNGLLNYGYAILLSLVNREVVARGYITQIGIFHHNEYNQFNLACDFMEPFRPIVDRLVVETSSQELSPDIRRMMLDITNQTVSYQDGSYKLCSVVSQYIQDCLNALAKRISYDEIAEFSLCG, encoded by the coding sequence TTGATTGTTCGTAATGAGGACACTGCAAAAATACATCTGTCTGAAATCTCGTCGATTATATTTGATACAACCGCTGTATATGCGAGCGCTTATCTTTTAGCGGAACTTGCCAAACTGAAGATACCCGTCATCGTATGCGATGAGAGACATAATCCCATCGGTGAGTATCTCCCTCTATATGGCGCGCATAATACGAGCAAACGCATCGCTGAACAAATTCAGTGGAGCGAGCCAGCAAAGAAACGTGTTTGGCAAAGTGTCGTTCGTGAGAAGATACGCCAGCAGATGTATGTTTTGGAAGAACTAGGGCTTGCTCAATCGCGCACATTGAGTCGTTATATAGAGGATGTTCGTTCTGGTGATACCACCAACTGCGAGGCTCATGCTGCGCGTGTATATTTCAATGCACTGTTTGGCGATGAGTTTTCACGTGGCGGAAGCGATGCGAGGAATGGTTTGCTGAATTATGGCTATGCGATCTTGCTTTCTTTGGTGAATAGAGAAGTCGTTGCTAGGGGTTATATTACACAGATAGGTATTTTTCACCATAATGAATATAATCAATTCAATCTTGCTTGTGATTTTATGGAGCCATTTCGTCCTATTGTTGATAGGCTGGTCGTTGAAACATCATCTCAAGAATTGTCTCCAGATATACGGCGGATGATGCTTGATATAACAAATCAAACTGTCAGCTATCAAGATGGATCCTATAAACTTTGCTCAGTAGTCTCTCAGTATATACAAGACTGTTTGAACGCGCTGGCAAAGCGTATATCCTATGATGAGATTGCCGAGTTCTCTTTATGCGGGTGA
- a CDS encoding Cas9 endonuclease PAM-interacting domain-containing protein: MFVAFRVESDKSILLEYANKVAGENKHTNAKVLKEKVFKYQKIYHLNDEYYINALDTVLNARQLCLSPDMIVVAETISNVSRAPLASDQELEKLFMFLASKLTTLCSRYSLVEQIIDQGKEKFSSAERQARIRTLRNTLSFMKASSARVDLSEVGGSPNAGKITNGFLTNDLSNVEFADVSVTGLFERRYTLGL; this comes from the coding sequence TTGTTTGTCGCGTTTCGTGTTGAAAGTGACAAAAGCATTCTTCTCGAATATGCAAATAAAGTCGCGGGGGAAAATAAACATACGAATGCAAAAGTTTTAAAAGAAAAAGTATTCAAATATCAAAAAATATATCATCTTAATGACGAATATTATATTAATGCACTCGACACTGTACTAAACGCACGTCAACTCTGTTTATCTCCAGATATGATTGTGGTCGCAGAAACCATCTCAAATGTTTCTAGAGCACCTCTAGCCTCAGATCAAGAATTGGAAAAGTTATTTATGTTTTTGGCAAGTAAGCTTACGACGCTATGCTCGCGCTATTCTCTTGTCGAACAAATAATTGATCAGGGTAAAGAAAAATTTAGCTCCGCAGAACGTCAAGCAAGAATAAGGACGCTAAGAAACACACTGTCCTTTATGAAAGCGAGCTCTGCTCGCGTTGATTTGAGCGAAGTCGGTGGTTCTCCGAATGCTGGGAAAATTACCAATGGATTCTTAACCAACGATTTGTCTAATGTTGAATTCGCGGATGTCTCGGTAACAGGGTTATTTGAAAGGCGGTATACGCTTGGGCTTTAG
- the cas9 gene encoding type II CRISPR RNA-guided endonuclease Cas9 (Cas9, originally named Csn1, is the large, multifunctional signature protein of type II CRISPR/Cas systems. It is well known even to general audiences because its RNA-guided endonuclease activity has made it a popular tool for custom editing of eukaryotic genomes.): protein MIPHNGKGGQVTNLRKVGNYTIGLDIGTGSVGWAVIDQTGELCRFKGKNTWGSRLFPSAEPAADTRLKRGLRRRYDRRRQRLDLLQGFFADEMKDVDAEFFIRLNQSRLWREDRNPAHADYDYLFFNDKSFNEADYYKKFPTVYHLRKYLMESEQAEDIRLIYLAFHNIVKCRGNFLHQEDKGLSARTADVNKVADALETAFSDFCERRGFNISIDTSVITRVISDTSMHKAEKRDAIKAAISPDVNFSETNGMPAALSKAIVGDVAEFADILVMDKSTETKFSFTKEDKVIEFIDYCPDEDLDFFQAIEALYSAYILAGILRDAKGGTLSDSMIALYNKHADDLAALKNLVRNYNPESYNALFRGPKEGDGSYIVSKTTGYTAYILGESKCSQEDLYKQIRAVLDTSGAQDVDVYKQILVDMGEGVFLTKLKTRNNGVIPYQLSNLEEMDAIIGRQGRFHPFLIEQKEKIESLVTFRIPYYVGPLNSRPNPVGSRDFAWSVRREGAESEKIYPWNWEEVIDKDASAEQFIRRMTGKCTYLRGEDVLPRHSLLYEEFCVLNELNVTQWNRDGENFYRFDTADRLALIEEVFKKRKSVSHRAISDWLRARGFLNTTIRGTQDESKFISQLGTYNDFRKILAVEVIDSVDYPMIENLVLWNTIFEDKEILKRKITNEYQNRLTDVQINQVCAKRYSGWGRLSHKLLFGIEADVDGGAYTTVIDIMREYEDANGRPLSLMEILNKKEFKFSEAIEKYNAEFGGEMQGLIADLPGSPALKRAVGQSLRIVDELVSVVGHAPTNICIEFTRGEDEKKKGKRTDSRYKRLKEAYEAFKKDAPDFFDGSVFKELSVKQNDLDDRLVLYFSQMGKCLYSGEPLDINLLYTYHVDHILPQCYIKDDSFDNKALVKREHNERKLDSLLLDDSIIRSQLRRWRALHDAGLMSDKKFNCLTRTQIKERQLEGFINRQLVETSQIVKNVATLLRSGYPDTRVVPMKAGLSSALREKCGYVKCREVNDYHHAHDAYLACQLDRFINCRYPKLAEGFDISAFKRFVRKAAHNYNDKGDNRAVGSAGFIVESFLKSGFDPETGEIFRDDAFPWNAEAEIEHMRQCFSYKDCFISRMPEITSGAFWDETIYSPKDPRKGGNLEIPLKKGLDPKKYGGPSGKDFAYFFIFKAVDSKGKEKVFF from the coding sequence ATGATACCGCACAACGGCAAGGGAGGGCAAGTGACTAATCTTCGTAAAGTTGGAAACTACACAATTGGACTTGATATTGGTACAGGATCTGTTGGGTGGGCGGTCATTGATCAAACGGGTGAACTCTGCCGTTTCAAAGGTAAAAACACCTGGGGGAGCAGACTCTTTCCGTCCGCAGAGCCTGCGGCCGACACGAGACTGAAGCGAGGGCTGCGCCGTCGTTATGATCGTCGTCGCCAGCGCCTTGATTTGTTGCAGGGCTTTTTTGCCGATGAGATGAAAGATGTTGATGCTGAATTCTTTATTCGTCTGAACCAGTCTCGTCTCTGGCGTGAAGATCGTAATCCAGCGCATGCCGACTACGATTATCTATTTTTCAACGATAAATCATTCAATGAGGCGGATTATTACAAAAAATTCCCAACTGTATATCATCTGCGCAAGTATCTTATGGAGTCTGAGCAAGCCGAAGATATTCGTTTGATCTATCTTGCATTTCACAATATTGTCAAATGCAGAGGCAACTTTTTGCACCAAGAGGATAAAGGACTTTCAGCACGTACGGCTGATGTCAACAAGGTAGCTGATGCTCTAGAGACTGCCTTCTCTGACTTCTGCGAGCGAAGAGGATTTAATATTTCTATCGATACGTCTGTCATCACCCGTGTAATCTCTGATACTTCTATGCACAAAGCAGAAAAGCGGGATGCCATTAAAGCGGCTATTAGTCCGGATGTTAATTTTTCTGAGACTAACGGCATGCCAGCCGCTCTATCAAAAGCGATAGTCGGTGATGTGGCTGAGTTCGCCGACATCCTTGTTATGGATAAGTCAACAGAAACAAAGTTCTCTTTTACAAAAGAAGACAAGGTCATAGAGTTTATCGATTACTGTCCAGATGAGGATCTTGATTTTTTTCAGGCAATAGAGGCATTGTACTCAGCATATATTCTTGCGGGTATTTTACGAGATGCCAAAGGTGGCACACTCTCTGATTCTATGATTGCACTTTATAATAAGCATGCCGATGATCTCGCTGCGCTTAAAAATCTTGTTCGCAACTATAATCCCGAATCATATAATGCATTATTTCGCGGGCCTAAAGAAGGAGACGGCAGTTATATTGTCTCAAAGACGACAGGATATACCGCGTATATTTTGGGCGAGAGTAAATGCTCTCAGGAAGATCTTTATAAGCAAATTAGAGCTGTACTTGATACCTCGGGTGCCCAAGATGTCGATGTATATAAACAAATACTCGTTGATATGGGCGAGGGCGTGTTTTTGACTAAACTGAAAACGAGAAACAATGGCGTCATCCCTTATCAGCTATCTAATCTTGAGGAGATGGATGCAATTATTGGGAGACAAGGTCGTTTCCACCCATTTCTTATCGAGCAAAAGGAGAAAATCGAATCACTGGTTACCTTTCGAATTCCATACTATGTGGGTCCATTGAATTCTCGGCCTAATCCTGTTGGATCACGAGATTTCGCATGGTCGGTACGACGAGAGGGCGCTGAAAGCGAGAAGATTTATCCATGGAATTGGGAAGAGGTCATCGATAAAGATGCTTCTGCAGAGCAGTTTATTAGGCGCATGACGGGAAAGTGCACCTACCTGAGGGGCGAAGATGTTTTGCCCCGGCATTCTCTGCTTTACGAGGAATTTTGTGTACTGAACGAATTGAACGTAACTCAATGGAATAGGGATGGCGAAAACTTTTACCGTTTTGATACCGCCGACCGGCTCGCCTTGATTGAGGAAGTGTTCAAGAAACGTAAAAGTGTATCCCATCGTGCGATTTCTGATTGGTTAAGGGCCCGGGGATTTTTGAACACAACCATACGGGGTACTCAAGATGAAAGTAAATTTATCTCACAATTGGGTACGTACAATGACTTTCGAAAGATACTCGCTGTTGAGGTAATAGACTCCGTAGATTATCCGATGATTGAGAACTTGGTGCTATGGAACACCATCTTTGAGGACAAAGAAATTCTCAAGCGAAAGATCACAAACGAATATCAAAATCGTCTGACCGATGTGCAGATAAATCAGGTTTGCGCCAAACGCTACAGTGGCTGGGGGCGTCTTTCCCACAAACTTCTGTTTGGTATTGAGGCTGACGTAGACGGTGGTGCGTACACTACTGTCATCGATATCATGCGAGAATATGAAGATGCAAATGGGCGTCCCTTGAGTCTGATGGAAATATTGAATAAGAAGGAATTCAAGTTCTCTGAGGCTATAGAGAAATATAACGCTGAGTTTGGTGGAGAGATGCAAGGCCTTATCGCAGATCTCCCGGGCTCTCCGGCATTGAAGCGTGCCGTTGGGCAGAGTCTCCGAATTGTTGATGAGTTGGTTTCCGTCGTGGGACACGCACCGACTAACATCTGTATTGAATTTACGCGAGGCGAAGATGAAAAGAAAAAAGGAAAACGAACAGATTCGCGCTATAAGAGGCTAAAAGAGGCATATGAGGCTTTCAAAAAAGATGCGCCTGACTTTTTTGACGGGTCTGTCTTTAAGGAGTTGAGCGTCAAGCAAAATGATTTAGATGACCGCTTGGTGCTGTATTTCTCTCAAATGGGGAAGTGTCTGTACTCGGGAGAGCCATTAGATATTAATCTATTGTATACCTATCATGTAGATCACATCCTGCCTCAATGCTATATAAAAGATGATAGTTTTGATAACAAGGCATTAGTCAAGAGAGAGCATAATGAAAGAAAACTTGACTCGCTTTTGCTTGATGATAGTATAATTCGCTCTCAATTACGAAGATGGCGTGCATTGCACGATGCTGGTCTTATGTCAGATAAAAAATTTAACTGTCTGACGCGTACGCAAATTAAAGAGCGTCAGCTCGAAGGCTTCATCAACAGGCAGTTAGTCGAAACAAGCCAGATAGTGAAGAATGTTGCTACGCTTTTGCGCTCGGGTTATCCGGACACTCGCGTGGTTCCTATGAAGGCAGGTCTTTCTTCGGCGCTTCGCGAAAAATGTGGATATGTAAAGTGCCGCGAGGTTAACGATTATCATCACGCGCATGATGCATACCTCGCTTGCCAACTCGACCGATTTATCAATTGTCGTTATCCTAAGCTGGCCGAGGGTTTTGATATCAGCGCATTCAAGCGTTTTGTCCGCAAGGCGGCACACAACTATAACGATAAAGGAGATAACAGGGCGGTTGGTTCAGCAGGCTTCATCGTTGAGAGTTTCTTAAAATCAGGTTTCGATCCGGAAACAGGCGAAATATTTAGAGATGATGCATTTCCTTGGAATGCAGAAGCTGAAATAGAACATATGCGCCAGTGTTTTTCATATAAGGATTGCTTCATTTCGCGAATGCCCGAGATAACTTCAGGTGCATTTTGGGATGAGACAATTTACTCGCCAAAAGACCCACGTAAGGGAGGTAATCTCGAAATACCTCTTAAAAAGGGTCTTGACCCCAAAAAGTATGGTGGACCTTCGGGAAAAGACTTTGCTTACTTCTTCATCTTTAAGGCAGTTGATAGTAAGGGCAAAGAGAAGGTGTTTTTTTGA
- the csn2 gene encoding type II-A CRISPR-associated protein Csn2 has protein sequence MKIQFIDLEYSVECDAEFVSVLQVNDARLFSKIVFSLASGETLKALEPYMIFEGETEIKSKERLMLISDLIYLPLRDRAIVTKLYERFNALIFEDEEMRISLEEINNTLIDKLAEVGFQLQGEYDFTLEWDARKYLKTFDFGVCIDSDLLFDKLIGFLEVASDIFPEKLLIFVNLKSFLTENELVAFYQAVISLKIQVLLVESWEDGRMFSQERKISN, from the coding sequence ATGAAAATTCAGTTTATTGATCTTGAATATAGTGTTGAGTGCGATGCTGAATTTGTTTCTGTTTTGCAGGTCAACGACGCACGACTATTTTCAAAGATAGTGTTTTCGCTAGCATCAGGCGAAACGCTGAAAGCGCTGGAACCCTATATGATTTTTGAGGGAGAAACTGAAATCAAATCCAAGGAACGTCTTATGCTTATAAGCGATCTCATATATTTACCGCTTAGAGATCGTGCCATTGTGACAAAACTCTATGAGCGCTTTAATGCACTGATTTTTGAAGACGAAGAAATGCGAATATCTCTTGAAGAGATTAATAACACCTTGATAGACAAACTAGCAGAAGTCGGATTTCAGCTGCAGGGAGAATACGACTTTACGTTAGAATGGGATGCAAGAAAATATCTCAAAACATTTGACTTTGGTGTTTGCATAGATTCCGATTTGCTCTTTGACAAACTTATAGGATTTTTAGAAGTAGCATCGGATATTTTTCCCGAAAAGTTGCTAATATTCGTGAATTTGAAAAGTTTTCTGACAGAAAATGAGTTGGTCGCCTTCTATCAGGCAGTGATTTCTTTGAAAATTCAGGTTTTGCTTGTTGAATCTTGGGAAGATGGTAGAATGTTTTCTCAAGAACGAAAAATTAGCAATTGA